A genomic stretch from Streptomyces sp. QL37 includes:
- a CDS encoding type ISP restriction/modification enzyme, translated as MSGEGAAHEEQHESVNGLISAFGKEVAAKLNGPGGEEEALTSPVEGLLRGMAKRQNISAVAYGQTSIKQLSARPDFAIGVGSKIIGHVELKRPGKGVDPTAWQAKSHDRRQWEKIRVLPNLLYTDGEQWALFREGQQIGKTALLTGDLREGNVVPADEQFAQLLAMFLSWAPQQPASLSDLVKRIAGLSRLLRDEVAEQLTREAEEEAQRAFTIVADDWKNLLFPDATPESFADQYAQTVTFALLLAQIEGIDLKTQPLPDVARKLGKRHALMGKALAVLTDDALDDLRGVVGVLVQVISAVDPALFEDETGDAYLHFYEGFLGAYDSKLRQKTGIYYTPSEVVRFMVGFTDAVLRSRLGQSEGFASDEVTVVDPATGTGTFLINIIDRVAKDVESEYGSGIKPSKLRKLADRLIGFEKQTGPYAVAELRISHAFKAHEVGIADNAVRLHVTDTLDDPSLEVRLGFHYEAIAKHRRLANKVKTTENVMVVIGNPPYRAGAKRAGLGRWVVEGNEVGSGPILDQFRAVGSRRRDYVLHNLYIYFWAWAAWKAIAESPHDGAHKQPAGIVAFITNAGYLDSQGTAGMRSYLRKAADEGWIIGLSPEGRQSNASTRIFQAMQEEVCIGVFVRHGDPNPDTPAHIRRLDVPPGRREEKFTWLESLGIDGHQDGAEWQDCISEWQAPFQPGAGVAWEGMPTLNLLLPWTTSGNKNNRTWPVAPIQDVLIDRWKRLIKAPKNHKAALMKATDDRTPEKAEPPLPGHEPGSLLPLSEETDQSPKLIRYGRMTFDRQWLIADRRVIDRPRPPLWFVQGPAQVYLSELHTEPGRPGPAVGFTALIPDNHHFKGTQAGRIIPLHRDPHGLQANVTPGLLPAVEQAIGVPITAEDLFAYIAGIAGHAGYSERYKEERTAGGVRVPLTRSPELWQQVTEIGRRVLWLHTYGERYSNPEAGRPQQTPRLPDGIRPLCTAPIGETPHGMPDTIEYDETTHTLTVGSGTIAPVSPEVWDYRIGGVRVAEKWFDFRKREPDVECQTPLNDRNPETWPPEYTTELLSLLNVLGSLVAIEPEQERLLAAVDEGSLISVDDLTTLGVLPVPPSAEKKPVIPRSTGQDH; from the coding sequence GTGTCAGGCGAGGGCGCTGCCCATGAGGAACAGCACGAATCAGTCAACGGCTTGATCTCGGCATTCGGTAAGGAAGTCGCCGCAAAGCTCAACGGCCCCGGCGGCGAGGAGGAAGCCCTGACCTCCCCAGTGGAGGGCCTGTTGCGCGGGATGGCCAAGCGCCAGAACATCAGCGCAGTTGCCTACGGTCAGACCAGCATCAAGCAACTCAGCGCGCGCCCCGACTTCGCCATAGGGGTCGGCAGCAAGATCATCGGTCACGTTGAACTCAAGAGGCCGGGCAAGGGTGTTGACCCCACCGCGTGGCAGGCAAAGAGTCATGATCGTCGGCAATGGGAAAAGATCCGCGTCTTGCCGAACCTCCTGTACACCGACGGGGAGCAGTGGGCGCTGTTTCGCGAGGGACAACAGATTGGCAAGACCGCATTGCTCACAGGTGACCTGCGTGAGGGCAACGTGGTCCCTGCCGATGAGCAATTCGCACAGCTCCTCGCCATGTTTCTCAGCTGGGCACCCCAGCAACCGGCCAGTCTTAGCGACTTGGTCAAACGCATCGCCGGCCTCAGCCGCTTGCTGCGCGACGAGGTGGCAGAGCAACTAACTCGCGAAGCTGAAGAGGAAGCGCAGCGCGCCTTCACTATCGTTGCCGATGACTGGAAGAACCTACTCTTTCCTGACGCTACGCCGGAGTCATTCGCCGACCAGTACGCCCAGACAGTCACTTTCGCACTGCTCCTTGCACAGATCGAGGGCATCGATCTGAAAACCCAGCCGCTTCCTGATGTCGCGCGAAAGCTGGGCAAGCGCCACGCTCTCATGGGTAAAGCCTTGGCAGTCCTCACCGACGACGCTCTTGACGACCTGCGCGGTGTCGTCGGAGTGCTTGTGCAAGTGATTTCCGCTGTCGACCCCGCTCTGTTCGAGGACGAGACCGGTGACGCCTACCTCCACTTCTATGAGGGGTTCCTGGGCGCCTACGACTCGAAACTGCGGCAGAAGACCGGTATCTACTACACTCCCAGCGAAGTGGTGCGCTTCATGGTGGGATTCACCGACGCTGTACTACGCAGCCGACTAGGGCAGAGCGAGGGGTTCGCAAGCGACGAAGTGACAGTCGTCGACCCCGCCACTGGTACCGGCACATTCCTGATCAACATCATCGACCGCGTTGCCAAGGACGTGGAAAGTGAATATGGATCGGGTATCAAACCGTCCAAGCTGCGCAAACTTGCCGATCGCCTCATCGGTTTCGAGAAACAGACCGGTCCATACGCCGTGGCCGAACTGCGCATCAGCCATGCCTTCAAAGCTCATGAAGTCGGAATCGCTGACAACGCAGTCCGCCTGCATGTCACCGACACACTGGACGACCCTTCTCTCGAAGTGCGTCTTGGCTTCCACTACGAGGCCATTGCCAAGCACCGTCGGCTTGCCAACAAGGTCAAGACAACAGAGAATGTAATGGTCGTCATTGGCAACCCTCCCTACCGCGCAGGAGCCAAACGGGCCGGTCTAGGGCGCTGGGTGGTCGAGGGAAATGAGGTCGGCTCCGGGCCCATTCTCGACCAGTTCCGCGCCGTTGGGTCGCGCCGTCGCGACTACGTCCTGCACAACCTCTACATCTACTTCTGGGCATGGGCGGCTTGGAAAGCCATTGCCGAGAGCCCGCATGATGGGGCTCACAAACAGCCGGCTGGAATAGTCGCGTTCATCACCAACGCTGGATACCTGGATAGTCAAGGTACAGCGGGTATGCGCAGTTACCTACGCAAGGCCGCCGATGAAGGCTGGATCATTGGTCTGTCTCCCGAAGGCCGACAGTCCAACGCCAGCACGCGGATCTTCCAGGCGATGCAAGAGGAGGTGTGCATTGGTGTTTTCGTCCGCCATGGAGACCCTAACCCGGACACGCCAGCGCACATCCGTCGGCTCGACGTCCCTCCGGGGCGACGCGAGGAAAAATTCACCTGGCTGGAGAGCCTCGGCATCGACGGTCACCAGGATGGAGCCGAGTGGCAGGATTGCATTTCTGAGTGGCAGGCCCCGTTCCAACCTGGTGCCGGAGTGGCTTGGGAGGGCATGCCCACTCTGAACTTGCTCTTGCCCTGGACCACTTCGGGTAACAAGAACAACCGGACTTGGCCGGTCGCTCCTATCCAGGACGTACTCATCGATCGTTGGAAGCGACTCATCAAGGCCCCGAAGAACCACAAGGCCGCCTTGATGAAGGCAACGGACGACCGAACCCCTGAAAAGGCCGAGCCACCGCTACCGGGACACGAGCCCGGTTCGCTGCTCCCGTTGTCCGAAGAGACCGACCAGTCTCCGAAGCTCATCCGCTACGGAAGAATGACCTTCGACCGGCAGTGGCTCATCGCCGACCGCAGAGTCATCGACCGCCCCCGACCGCCCCTCTGGTTCGTCCAGGGGCCCGCCCAGGTCTATCTTTCAGAGTTGCACACAGAACCTGGCCGTCCCGGGCCGGCAGTGGGGTTCACCGCACTCATTCCCGACAACCACCACTTCAAGGGTACTCAGGCTGGGCGCATAATCCCTCTCCACCGGGATCCCCATGGCCTTCAGGCCAACGTGACACCGGGTCTCTTGCCGGCTGTGGAGCAGGCCATCGGAGTTCCTATCACCGCCGAAGACCTCTTCGCGTACATCGCAGGTATCGCAGGCCACGCTGGGTACAGTGAGCGTTACAAGGAAGAACGCACCGCAGGTGGAGTCCGCGTCCCCCTCACCCGGAGCCCCGAGCTCTGGCAACAGGTCACCGAGATCGGTCGCAGAGTCCTGTGGCTGCACACTTACGGTGAGCGCTACAGCAATCCGGAAGCCGGGCGCCCCCAGCAAACTCCAAGACTTCCTGACGGTATCCGCCCCCTGTGCACCGCCCCTATCGGCGAAACCCCGCACGGCATGCCCGACACCATCGAGTATGACGAAACCACCCACACACTCACCGTGGGCTCCGGCACCATTGCGCCAGTTTCACCGGAAGTTTGGGACTACCGGATCGGTGGTGTGCGGGTCGCTGAGAAGTGGTTCGATTTCCGCAAGCGCGAACCTGATGTGGAGTGCCAGACTCCACTGAACGACCGCAACCCAGAGACTTGGCCTCCGGAGTACACCACGGAGCTATTGAGCCTTCTGAATGTCCTTGGCTCCCTGGTTGCAATCGAACCCGAGCAGGAACGGCTACTCGCTGCTGTAGATGAGGGGAGTCTGATCAGTGTCGATGACCTCACCACGCTGGGCGTACTGCCCGTTCCACCCTCAGCAGAGAAGAAGCCGGTGATCCCCCGCTCTACCGGCCAGGATCACTAG
- a CDS encoding DEAD/DEAH box helicase: MIRDSSHTNRDRGTRFEQLMVQYLRTDPQWTQQFSQVWMWSDWPGAESDKRDVGIDLVAQDRETGGLCAIQCKFYEPQHTMQKVDIDSFFTASGKGSFTRRMIISTTEKWGPNAEAALEGQQIPVTRIGLAEINDSPVDWDIVWPKPGETFELRLKHKKAPRPHQREAIDAVFDGFADHDRGKLIMACGTGKTFTGLQIVERLQRERAERGEGGHTRILFLVPSIALLSQTLREWTAQAQVPMKSFAVCSDTKVSKQAATSGDLQDMATYDLAFPATTNPAKLIEQMESVEAGPGLTVIFSTYQSIATVSQAQQAGMGEFDLILCDEAHRTTGVSLTPQDESSFVKVHNNDYVKAARRLYMTATPRIFSDDTKTDAKQQEVALASMDDEALFGPEFHRLGFGKAVQQGLLTDYKVLILTVDEQYAAESLQQQLADQNSELSNLDDAVKIIGCWNGLAKRTGTFADGSGFKAGEAPMKRAVAFAKNIADSKKITELFADVVDAYDGTDDNILQCEIQHVDGTYNTLRRNVLLNWLKQDPGENKARILSNARCLSEGVDVPDLDAVLFLHPRNSVVDVVQSVGRVMRLAEGKSYGYIILPVGIPAGMAPDKALSDNQRFKTVWQVLNALRAHDDRFNATVNQLELNKKRPDNIMVGHAGPETDSLSDGTGHAQGDAAAARWVQSAFGVEDWREAIYARIVNKVGERHYWEDWAKDIAQIAEKHVARIRVSLKLPQKKKAFETFVEELRANINPGVSEDDAIDMLAQHLITKPVFDALFKDYAFSEHNPVARAMQRVLDTLEDQAIGDEAKKLESFYESVRVRAEGIDNHEGRQRVITELYEKFFKTALPKTAAALGIVYTPVEVVDFILRATNQALGKHLGLSLSDEGVHIIDPFTGTGTFVVRLLQSGLIKPEDLLRKYVGELHANEIVLLAYYIAAVNIEAAFHDQCEGDEYIPFEGIVLTDTFQLAEDNAENLFSGLEGNSERVKKQQAQDIRVIIGNPPYSVGQDSQNDDNQNLKYEALDEHVRTTYAAKSTASNKNSLYDSYIRAIRWASDRIKDEGVVCFVSNGGYIDGNTADGLRKSLVEEFDAIYCYNLRGNQRTAGELSQKEGGKIFGSGSRNTVAILLLIKSGDAAGTDCELHYRDIGDYLNRERKLAIVASQDLSTVEWEQIVPSAEGDWINQRDQQFGAFRAIGEKGKAPQSEAVFTLHSSGLKTGRDAWLFNFSKRKLSANARSMIDFYNSQMEGFAEYCKAAKIAAATAADVSKFIDLDPKKISWNESDKDRIRKGVVYAFDRDSVCGSTYRPFTKQWAYFDQRLNQRSYQLPQIFPTPEHENLGIYNVGNSSAVPFSVLMTDSLPDLHVTGAGSGGQFFPRYSYRQLGAGDDLFSATEGDGYERVDNISDAALFDYRKTYNDESITKGDIFYYVYGLLHSPQYREQFAADLKKSLPRIPKAQDFSGFADAGRKLADLHINYESAEPYAGIVEDFTGAKDTPPSELYRVAAKLKFLSRKGDKDKTTIIYNSRVTLSNIPEEAYRYQLGARSAIEWIIDRYYVKTDKQSGIVNDPNDWSDDPRYIIDLLKRIVTVSLETVKIVEALPPLDILE; encoded by the coding sequence ATGATCCGCGACAGCTCCCACACGAATCGTGACCGCGGTACCCGCTTCGAACAGCTCATGGTCCAGTACCTGCGAACCGATCCGCAGTGGACCCAGCAGTTCAGCCAGGTATGGATGTGGTCCGACTGGCCAGGGGCCGAGAGCGACAAGCGGGATGTCGGCATCGATCTCGTGGCTCAGGACCGGGAGACGGGCGGGCTCTGTGCCATCCAGTGCAAGTTCTACGAGCCGCAGCACACGATGCAGAAGGTTGATATAGATTCCTTCTTTACTGCGTCCGGAAAGGGCAGCTTCACTCGTCGCATGATCATTTCTACGACGGAGAAGTGGGGCCCCAACGCCGAAGCAGCCCTTGAAGGCCAGCAGATCCCCGTCACGCGTATCGGTCTCGCGGAGATCAACGACAGCCCCGTTGACTGGGACATCGTCTGGCCCAAGCCGGGCGAGACTTTCGAGCTCCGCCTCAAGCATAAGAAGGCTCCGCGCCCGCACCAGCGAGAGGCGATCGACGCGGTTTTCGACGGCTTCGCGGACCACGACCGCGGAAAGCTGATCATGGCCTGCGGCACGGGTAAGACCTTCACCGGCTTGCAGATCGTGGAGCGGCTACAGAGGGAGCGAGCCGAGCGTGGCGAGGGCGGACACACTCGCATCCTGTTCTTGGTGCCTTCCATCGCCCTGCTTTCGCAGACTCTGCGCGAGTGGACCGCGCAGGCGCAGGTCCCGATGAAAAGCTTCGCAGTCTGTTCTGACACAAAAGTCAGTAAGCAGGCCGCCACGAGTGGCGACCTGCAGGACATGGCTACCTACGATCTTGCGTTTCCCGCCACCACCAACCCTGCAAAGCTCATCGAGCAGATGGAAAGCGTGGAGGCCGGCCCTGGCCTCACCGTAATCTTCTCCACCTACCAGTCGATCGCTACGGTGTCCCAGGCGCAGCAGGCTGGTATGGGCGAGTTCGACCTGATCTTGTGTGATGAGGCGCACCGCACCACCGGGGTTTCGCTCACCCCGCAGGACGAGTCCAGCTTCGTGAAGGTCCACAACAACGACTACGTCAAGGCAGCCCGCCGCCTATACATGACGGCGACCCCGCGCATCTTCAGCGATGACACCAAGACCGACGCCAAGCAGCAAGAGGTCGCTCTGGCCTCCATGGACGACGAGGCTCTCTTCGGACCGGAATTCCACCGCCTCGGCTTCGGCAAGGCCGTCCAGCAGGGCCTGCTTACCGACTACAAGGTGTTGATCCTCACCGTCGATGAGCAGTACGCCGCCGAATCACTGCAGCAGCAACTCGCCGACCAGAACAGCGAACTGTCGAATCTCGACGACGCCGTGAAGATCATCGGTTGCTGGAATGGCTTGGCCAAGCGCACCGGTACCTTCGCCGACGGAAGTGGATTCAAAGCGGGCGAGGCGCCGATGAAACGGGCTGTGGCCTTCGCTAAGAACATCGCCGACTCGAAGAAAATCACTGAACTATTCGCCGACGTCGTCGACGCCTACGACGGCACCGACGACAATATTCTGCAATGCGAGATCCAGCATGTCGACGGCACCTACAACACCCTGCGCCGCAACGTCCTGCTGAACTGGCTCAAGCAGGACCCCGGCGAGAACAAGGCCCGGATCCTCTCAAACGCCCGTTGCCTCTCAGAAGGCGTCGACGTCCCCGATCTAGACGCCGTGCTCTTCCTCCACCCCCGAAACTCCGTGGTGGACGTCGTCCAGTCCGTTGGACGCGTCATGCGCCTGGCCGAGGGTAAGAGCTACGGCTACATCATCCTGCCTGTCGGAATTCCCGCAGGCATGGCCCCCGACAAAGCCCTCTCCGATAATCAGCGGTTCAAGACCGTCTGGCAGGTCCTCAACGCGCTCCGCGCCCACGACGACCGCTTCAACGCGACCGTCAACCAGCTGGAACTGAACAAGAAGCGTCCCGACAACATCATGGTTGGCCATGCTGGTCCGGAGACCGATTCCCTCAGTGACGGCACCGGACATGCGCAGGGCGATGCAGCTGCGGCCCGCTGGGTGCAAAGCGCCTTCGGTGTTGAGGACTGGCGTGAGGCGATCTACGCCAGGATCGTCAACAAGGTTGGCGAGCGGCACTACTGGGAGGACTGGGCCAAGGACATTGCACAGATCGCCGAGAAACACGTCGCCCGCATCAGGGTGTCCCTGAAGCTTCCGCAGAAGAAGAAGGCGTTCGAGACGTTCGTCGAGGAGCTGCGCGCGAACATAAATCCCGGTGTCAGCGAAGACGATGCCATCGACATGCTCGCCCAGCACCTCATCACGAAGCCCGTCTTCGACGCACTGTTCAAGGATTACGCGTTCTCGGAGCACAACCCCGTCGCCCGCGCCATGCAGCGCGTGCTAGACACCCTCGAAGACCAGGCGATCGGGGACGAGGCCAAGAAGCTCGAGAGCTTCTACGAATCCGTACGCGTACGCGCCGAGGGCATCGACAATCACGAGGGCCGTCAACGCGTCATCACCGAGCTATACGAGAAGTTCTTCAAGACCGCCCTGCCCAAGACAGCCGCCGCGCTCGGCATCGTCTACACCCCTGTAGAAGTCGTGGACTTCATCCTCCGGGCGACGAACCAAGCCCTGGGCAAGCACCTCGGCCTTTCCCTGTCCGATGAAGGCGTCCACATCATCGACCCCTTCACGGGCACGGGAACCTTCGTCGTGCGCCTCCTGCAGTCCGGGCTCATCAAGCCGGAAGACTTGCTCCGGAAGTACGTCGGCGAACTCCACGCCAACGAGATTGTGCTCCTGGCGTACTACATTGCCGCAGTCAACATCGAGGCCGCATTCCACGATCAGTGTGAAGGCGATGAGTATATCCCGTTCGAGGGTATCGTCCTCACCGACACATTCCAGCTTGCCGAGGACAACGCGGAAAATCTGTTCAGCGGGCTCGAAGGTAACAGCGAGCGGGTCAAAAAGCAGCAGGCACAGGACATCCGAGTCATCATCGGTAATCCTCCCTATTCCGTCGGGCAGGACAGCCAGAACGACGATAACCAGAACCTCAAGTACGAGGCGCTGGACGAGCACGTCCGCACGACGTACGCTGCCAAGTCGACTGCATCAAACAAGAATTCCCTCTACGACTCCTATATCCGCGCCATCCGCTGGGCCTCAGACCGTATCAAGGATGAGGGCGTCGTCTGCTTCGTTTCTAACGGCGGCTACATTGACGGCAACACGGCGGACGGCCTGCGCAAGTCGCTCGTCGAGGAGTTCGATGCGATCTACTGCTACAACCTTCGTGGCAATCAGCGCACTGCCGGTGAACTGTCCCAGAAGGAAGGCGGCAAGATCTTCGGCTCCGGCAGCCGCAACACCGTTGCCATCCTCCTCTTGATCAAGAGCGGTGACGCGGCAGGAACGGACTGCGAGCTCCACTACCGGGACATTGGCGACTACCTCAACCGAGAGCGGAAACTCGCCATCGTCGCTAGCCAGGACCTCAGCACAGTCGAGTGGGAGCAGATAGTTCCCAGCGCCGAAGGGGACTGGATCAACCAGCGCGACCAGCAGTTTGGGGCGTTCCGGGCCATCGGGGAGAAGGGAAAGGCTCCCCAGTCCGAAGCTGTGTTCACACTGCACTCCAGCGGCCTGAAGACCGGACGTGACGCCTGGCTCTTCAACTTCTCCAAACGGAAACTCTCGGCGAACGCTCGATCAATGATCGACTTTTACAACAGCCAGATGGAAGGGTTCGCGGAGTACTGCAAGGCCGCTAAGATCGCCGCTGCAACAGCGGCGGACGTGTCGAAGTTCATCGACTTGGACCCCAAGAAGATTAGCTGGAACGAGTCGGACAAGGACCGGATCAGAAAGGGTGTCGTCTACGCCTTTGATAGGGACTCCGTCTGTGGCAGCACCTACCGTCCGTTCACAAAGCAGTGGGCGTACTTCGACCAGCGCCTTAATCAGCGGTCCTACCAGCTTCCGCAGATCTTCCCGACACCCGAGCACGAGAACCTCGGCATTTACAACGTAGGGAACAGTTCTGCCGTGCCGTTCTCCGTGCTCATGACCGACTCGCTGCCGGACCTGCACGTAACGGGAGCGGGAAGCGGAGGTCAGTTCTTTCCCCGCTACTCGTACCGTCAGCTCGGTGCTGGCGACGATCTATTCTCCGCTACCGAGGGCGACGGTTACGAACGCGTCGATAACATCAGTGATGCCGCTCTTTTCGACTATCGCAAGACGTATAACGACGAATCCATCACCAAGGGCGACATCTTCTACTACGTCTACGGTCTCCTGCACTCCCCGCAGTACCGTGAGCAGTTCGCCGCCGACCTGAAGAAGTCCCTGCCGCGTATCCCCAAGGCTCAGGACTTCAGCGGCTTCGCCGACGCCGGCCGTAAACTCGCAGACCTGCACATCAATTACGAGTCCGCCGAGCCGTACGCCGGAATCGTAGAAGACTTTACCGGCGCCAAGGACACACCCCCGTCCGAACTGTATCGCGTGGCCGCCAAACTGAAGTTCCTCTCCAGGAAGGGGGATAAGGACAAAACCACGATCATCTACAACAGTCGCGTGACCCTCTCCAACATCCCGGAGGAGGCGTACCGGTACCAGCTCGGCGCGCGTTCCGCGATTGAGTGGATCATTGACCGCTATTACGTCAAGACCGACAAGCAGAGCGGCATCGTCAACGACCCCAACGACTGGTCCGATGATCCGCGCTACATCATCGACCTCCTCAAGCGGATCGTGACCGTCAGCCTAGAGACGGTGAAGATCGTGGAGGCTCTCCCCCCACTGGACATCCTGGAGTAG
- a CDS encoding DUF5655 domain-containing protein, which yields MAELMMFRQDADGRDVELAGSTVALEVELQRRVEAGLEQMLGVRFLASEYQTGPWHRGRIDTLGLDENGSPVVIEFKKGSDSGVMSQAVSYLSWLESAHHEFEALVRKVLGAEAAESVDWRRPRMICIAAGFSHHDRVAVQRLPERIDLVRYRIFDRNLLGLLLVDSVTGFPSPASSRRGRERVTAVDGVPTAPATSSPASVGTVPECLRHLQAELDKALTAWSEVEVASLRHYIAYRRLVNVASVIFRPKHEVILVYLRLDPDTVELEEGFTRDMRGIGHLGTGDLEVRIASAADLEKAAPLIRRAFEAA from the coding sequence GTGGCCGAACTGATGATGTTCCGGCAGGACGCGGACGGACGGGATGTCGAGCTGGCCGGCTCGACGGTGGCGCTGGAGGTGGAGCTGCAGCGGCGGGTCGAGGCCGGCCTGGAGCAGATGCTGGGCGTCCGTTTCCTGGCATCGGAGTACCAGACCGGCCCCTGGCACCGGGGGCGGATCGACACCCTGGGGCTCGATGAGAACGGCAGCCCGGTGGTGATCGAGTTCAAGAAGGGCTCGGACAGCGGGGTGATGTCCCAGGCGGTCTCCTACCTGTCCTGGCTTGAGTCGGCGCACCACGAGTTCGAGGCGCTCGTGCGGAAGGTACTGGGGGCGGAGGCAGCTGAGTCCGTCGACTGGCGTCGTCCGCGGATGATCTGCATCGCGGCCGGCTTCTCGCACCACGACCGGGTAGCGGTGCAGAGGCTGCCTGAGCGGATCGACCTGGTGCGCTACCGGATCTTCGACCGCAACCTTCTGGGGCTGTTGCTCGTCGATTCCGTGACCGGCTTCCCGAGTCCTGCCTCGTCTCGCCGGGGCCGGGAGCGGGTCACGGCGGTCGACGGCGTACCGACTGCTCCGGCGACTTCCTCGCCGGCCAGCGTCGGGACGGTGCCGGAGTGCCTGCGGCACTTGCAAGCGGAGCTGGACAAGGCGCTCACGGCATGGAGCGAGGTGGAGGTGGCGTCGTTGCGGCACTACATCGCCTACCGGCGGTTGGTGAACGTGGCGTCGGTGATCTTCCGTCCGAAGCACGAGGTGATCCTGGTGTACCTCAGACTCGACCCGGACACGGTCGAGCTGGAGGAGGGCTTCACCCGCGACATGCGCGGTATCGGACACCTCGGGACCGGCGACCTGGAGGTCCGCATCGCCTCGGCAGCCGACTTGGAAAAGGCGGCGCCGCTGATCCGGCGGGCGTTCGAGGCGGCCTGA